CTATTATCACATACTGGCGGAACAGGGCGAAGGCGTCGTGCTTTCCGGCGGACAGGCCCTGGCTACACATATGTCAGTCTGGGAAGAGGCGGAGGATACCCATAGGCTTCCCGTGGGTTTCATCCTCGGCATGGAGGGCGCCGATCCCATTCTCTGGCCCGAACAAGTACACGAATGGTTCGAGGTGGGTGTCCGCGTGGTGAGCCTGACCCACTACGGTCCGAGCACCTATGCCCACGGTACGGGTTCCACGGGCGGTCTGTTCCCGCCCGCCAGGGAGTTGCTCCGCGAGATGTCTGCCTGCGGCATGCTGCTCGATCTGACACACATATCGGACGAAAGTTTCTTCGAGGCCGTGGACCTGTATGAAGGTCCGGTCCTGGCCAGTCACCAGAACTGCCGAGCCCTCGTCCCCGGCCAGCGCCAGTTCTCCGACGAACAGCTCAGAATCGTCATCGAACGGGGCGGCGTCATCGGCGCGTCCATGGACACCTGGATGCTCTGCCCCTGGTACACCCTCGACTGGTCGAACACCGGGGGATACAACCGCCGGGACCATTTCCGGCGCGAGGACATTGGCCTTTCCCACGTGGCCGATCACATCGATCACGTGTGCCAGTTGGCCGGCAACGCCGATCATGCGGCAATCGGCGGTGACACCGACGGGCAGGGCGGCATCGACGGGGCGCCCTCCGAAATCGACTCGATCGCCGATTACCAGTTGCTGGTTCCCATCCTCGAGGAGCGGGGATACGCCCGGGAAGACATCGAGAAGGTCATGTACAGGAACTGGGTGAGGTTTTATACGGACCACCTGCCGAAGGGCGGTTGACGGACTGTCCACCGCGGAACTGCTGACGAAACACCCGCCGTAGAACGGCTGACGGACCATTTGCCGCGAAACTACTGACGGACCACCTGCCGCGAAATTACTGGCGGACCACCTCGGGGCTTTGTCATACACATGCTCACGCTCACGAAATGTCTGATTCGTCTACGCTATGTCCTGCCAGCGCTGTCCTTCGTATATCTGAATGGATGCGGCGATGGCGAGAACGTCCAGCAGCCTGATGGCCAGACCCGGGTCAATTCCATAGGCCGTCAGTTGCCGGACGACGCGGCCCCGCCGGACCGGCAGAAATTCCGCTACATGTTTCGCGAGCCTTCCACCCTGGACATCAGCGTGGCGGCCTACGAAGCCGACGGCACGTACTTTGCCTTCGAGCGTCTGGTGCTGCTGGACGAAAACAACGAACTCGTCCCGGCGGCGGCGGACCGCTGGGAATCTTCGGAAGACGGCCGGACATGGACCTTCCATCTCCGCGAAGGCGCGCGGTGGAGCGACGGCAGGGACGTCACGGCCCACGATTTCGAGTACTCCTTCCGCCGCATGCTGGATCCGGCCAGCGGGAACATTTACGCCTTTCTCTACTACGTGATCAAGAACGGGCGGGCCTTCAACCAGGGCGAACTCCAGGACGTGGAGCAGGTGGGCATCCGCGCGGTGGACGAACTCACCTTCGAAATCGAGACCGAGGGACCTTGTCCCTACCTGCCCTATATCGTTTCCTTCATCACATCGTCGCCCGTGCCGCGGTGGCAGGTGGAGAAGTTCGGCGCGAAGTGGACCGAACCGGGACACTGCGTGTCCAATTTCACCTACCGGCTGGCGGAATGGAATACGGGTTCCGACATGACCTTCGCCCTCGACCCGAATTACAACGGTCCTCACAAGGCGCTTCTCGAGGAAATCATCGTCAAGTTCATCGGCGCCCAGCGGCCGGGCACCTTGCCCTACGAAAACGGTGAGATCGACGCCTATCGCCTGGATCCCATCGACTACGAGCGGGTGCTTCAGGACAGCGACCTCGTGCAGGAGATTCACCGGATGCCGGAGTTCACCACGTGGTACCTGTTCTTCCAGACCCGGCAGCCTCCCTTCGACGACGCCCGGGTAAGGCGGGCTATCGCACACGCCATCGATCGATCTACGCTCAGCACGACCGTCCTCAACGACCTCGCCATCCCGGCGTACTCCATGCTCCCACCCGGCTTCCCGGGGTATTCGGCGGATCAGTTCAGGGCGTCCCAGGCGTACGATCCCGACGAGGCGCGGCGGCTGATGGCGGAAGCAGGCTATCCGGAGGGCCGCGGCTTCCCGAAGACGGAGTTCTGGCTTCGGGTGGCCGATACGGGCATCAACCGCATCGCGGGAGAAGCAGTGCAAGCCATGCTCCGGGAGACGCTGGGCATCGAACTCGAAATCAGGTACCAGCAGCGAAACGTTTTCAACGAGAACCTGTTCCAGTGGCAGATCCCCATGGGCATGCTGGTCTTTGTTTACGACTACCCGGACCCGTCCAACATGCTCGGCCTCCTCTGGCGGTCACAGCCCAGGGGGTATGCCCGCCACGACTGGCTGCACGCGGAATTCGACGGCCTGCTCGACCGGGCCAATACCCATATGGATCCCGCGGTCCGCTACGACCTGTACGCCCGGGCCGAGCGCATCCTGGCGGAGGAGGCGGGCGCCGTCTTTCTCTTCCATCCGGTGATCACGGAGTTGAGAAAACCCTATCTCCGGGGCGTCAAGCAGGACCGGGACGGCCGCGTGGTGCCGATCATATCGATTCAGACCGTGAACTTCACGGAAATGTACATCGCCCGCCACTGAATCACCGCGGGATGCATGGATAAGACCGACGAATTTCATGTCGCCCACCCCCGTTTCGCCACGAGATACCCGGATTCAAAGGACTCACTGCGTCCCGCCCATCACTGATTCGCCGCGATTCTCATGGACAAGACCGACGTATTGATCATCGGAGGCGGCGCGGTAGGTGTATGCGCCGCGTACTACCTGCGTGAGGCAGGCTACGAGGTCACTCTCGTGGATCGCGGGGAAATCGGGTCCGGCGCTTCCCACGGCAACATGGGGCTCGTCGTGCCCAGCCACAGCGTGCCGCTTGCGGCGCCGGGCGTCGTGCCGCAGGGCCTGAAGTGGATGTTCAAGCCGGACAGCCCCTTCTACATCAAGCTGCGACTGGACCCGTCGCTGGTCCGCTGGCTCTGGGCCTTCTGGAAGGCGAGCAGTGAAGACCGGATGCGCAGGGCCATTCCGCTGATCCGGGACATGAGTCTGCGCAGCCTCTCGCTTTTTGATAAGCTAAACAGTCTGGACGGCGTGGATTTCGACTATCATCAGCGGGGTGTAGTGGCTCTGTATCGTACGCGGGAGGGCCTGGAGGAAGGGGAAGAGGAACGGCACCTCCTCTCCTCGTACGGGCTTGAAATCGATGAACTTTCACCGGACGGTCTGGCTGAAGCGCTTCCGGGGCTGGAACTGAATGCGCTGGGCGGCCTGCACTTCAGGCAGGACGCCCACTTGACGCCAGGCAAGTTCGTGCGCTCATTAGCGGCCCACATAGAGCAGCTCGGCGTGACGGTGCATACCGGGGCGGAAGTAACGGGCTTCACGAAAGAAAAAGGACGCATCACGGCTACCCACACGACCCGGGGAGACATCGCGGCGGGAGAGGTGGTGCTCACGGCGGGTTCCTGGTCGGCCGACCTCGGCAGACTCGTCGGAGTCCCGCTGCCCATCCAGCCGGCAAAGGGGTACAGCGTTACCCTGAGACGGCCGTCCGGCTGGCCGGAAATGCCCTTCATGCTGTCCGAATCCCGGGTGGCCGTCACGCCCATGGGCGACACGCTGCGTATCGGAGGCACCCTGGAACTGGCCGGTATGGACCATACCATTAACCACCGGCGCGTTTCCGCCATTACCAGTGCCGTATCCAGGTATCTCCCGGCGTTCGATATCGGCTCCCATGAGATCCTGGAGACCTGGTGCGGGTTGCGTCCCTGCACGCCCGACGGTCTACCCTTTCTGGGCCGGGTCCCGGACGTCCGCAACCTGGTCGTGGCGGCCGGCCACGCCATGATCGGGGTATCCCTCGGTCCGG
This is a stretch of genomic DNA from Gemmatimonadota bacterium. It encodes these proteins:
- a CDS encoding membrane dipeptidase, encoding MLIFDGDYPMAYSGIERNRDVTLPLADVRDAGDPGNVAFACLPEMRRGRVAAALMKFTVRRKRENSILDGLRGSAAVYGAARGQLAYYHILAEQGEGVVLSGGQALATHMSVWEEAEDTHRLPVGFILGMEGADPILWPEQVHEWFEVGVRVVSLTHYGPSTYAHGTGSTGGLFPPARELLREMSACGMLLDLTHISDESFFEAVDLYEGPVLASHQNCRALVPGQRQFSDEQLRIVIERGGVIGASMDTWMLCPWYTLDWSNTGGYNRRDHFRREDIGLSHVADHIDHVCQLAGNADHAAIGGDTDGQGGIDGAPSEIDSIADYQLLVPILEERGYAREDIEKVMYRNWVRFYTDHLPKGG
- a CDS encoding peptide ABC transporter substrate-binding protein, producing the protein MLTLTKCLIRLRYVLPALSFVYLNGCGDGENVQQPDGQTRVNSIGRQLPDDAAPPDRQKFRYMFREPSTLDISVAAYEADGTYFAFERLVLLDENNELVPAAADRWESSEDGRTWTFHLREGARWSDGRDVTAHDFEYSFRRMLDPASGNIYAFLYYVIKNGRAFNQGELQDVEQVGIRAVDELTFEIETEGPCPYLPYIVSFITSSPVPRWQVEKFGAKWTEPGHCVSNFTYRLAEWNTGSDMTFALDPNYNGPHKALLEEIIVKFIGAQRPGTLPYENGEIDAYRLDPIDYERVLQDSDLVQEIHRMPEFTTWYLFFQTRQPPFDDARVRRAIAHAIDRSTLSTTVLNDLAIPAYSMLPPGFPGYSADQFRASQAYDPDEARRLMAEAGYPEGRGFPKTEFWLRVADTGINRIAGEAVQAMLRETLGIELEIRYQQRNVFNENLFQWQIPMGMLVFVYDYPDPSNMLGLLWRSQPRGYARHDWLHAEFDGLLDRANTHMDPAVRYDLYARAERILAEEAGAVFLFHPVITELRKPYLRGVKQDRDGRVVPIISIQTVNFTEMYIARH
- a CDS encoding FAD-dependent oxidoreductase, whose product is MDKTDVLIIGGGAVGVCAAYYLREAGYEVTLVDRGEIGSGASHGNMGLVVPSHSVPLAAPGVVPQGLKWMFKPDSPFYIKLRLDPSLVRWLWAFWKASSEDRMRRAIPLIRDMSLRSLSLFDKLNSLDGVDFDYHQRGVVALYRTREGLEEGEEERHLLSSYGLEIDELSPDGLAEALPGLELNALGGLHFRQDAHLTPGKFVRSLAAHIEQLGVTVHTGAEVTGFTKEKGRITATHTTRGDIAAGEVVLTAGSWSADLGRLVGVPLPIQPAKGYSVTLRRPSGWPEMPFMLSESRVAVTPMGDTLRIGGTLELAGMDHTINHRRVSAITSAVSRYLPAFDIGSHEILETWCGLRPCTPDGLPFLGRVPDVRNLVVAAGHAMIGVSLGPVTGKLVRQIMADERTDIDLDLLAVERFAA